The following coding sequences lie in one Paenibacillus durus ATCC 35681 genomic window:
- the yaaA gene encoding S4 domain-containing protein YaaA yields MKKIVIHSGYIKLDQFLKLSDCVSTGGMAKALLQEGHVLVNGEPEDRRGRKLYPGDKVEVKGEGLFEVAGGEEQQ; encoded by the coding sequence ATGAAAAAAATAGTTATCCACAGTGGATATATTAAACTGGATCAATTTTTGAAGCTTTCGGACTGCGTATCCACAGGCGGGATGGCGAAGGCTCTGCTGCAGGAGGGCCATGTGCTTGTGAACGGAGAACCTGAGGATCGCCGAGGCAGAAAGCTGTATCCGGGTGATAAAGTCGAAGTAAAAGGGGAAGGCCTGTTCGAGGTAGCCGGAGGGGAAGAACAACAGTAG
- the dnaN gene encoding DNA polymerase III subunit beta: MKISILKNELNESIQHVSKAISSRTTIPILTGIKMEVSYQGVTLTASDTDISIQSFIPAENDSTQIVKVEQPGSVVLPAKFFVEIIKKLPSTEIHMEVKAGFQTFIASGATEIQMVGLDPEEFPVLPNIEGNETISLPGDLLKEMIKQTAFSISNQETTPILTGILWNLSDGELKFTATDRHRLATRAARLEGTEDIHFGNVVIAGKTLNELSKIIPDQNMLVDIVVADNQVLFKLDRVLFYTRILDGIYPDTSRIIPSVYKTELTLDTKKLSESIDRAYLLSREEKTNIVRLQTLEHGGIEISSSSSELGKVREELGVIDFKGEELKISFNSKYMLDVLKVVDSEQLTIAFTGMMSPIILKPLDASKALYVILPYRTTN; the protein is encoded by the coding sequence ATGAAAATCAGCATTCTTAAAAATGAACTCAACGAATCCATCCAACACGTATCCAAAGCGATATCCAGCAGAACAACGATCCCCATTCTGACAGGCATCAAAATGGAAGTCAGCTATCAGGGCGTTACGTTAACCGCAAGCGATACGGATATTTCCATCCAATCGTTCATTCCCGCGGAAAATGACAGCACGCAGATCGTTAAAGTGGAGCAGCCGGGAAGCGTAGTGCTTCCTGCCAAATTTTTCGTTGAAATTATTAAGAAGCTTCCGTCCACTGAGATTCACATGGAGGTTAAGGCAGGCTTTCAGACTTTCATTGCTTCAGGCGCGACGGAGATCCAGATGGTCGGTCTTGATCCGGAAGAATTTCCCGTTCTGCCGAATATTGAGGGAAATGAAACGATCTCTTTGCCCGGCGATTTGCTGAAAGAAATGATCAAACAAACGGCTTTTTCCATCTCCAACCAGGAGACAACGCCGATATTAACAGGTATACTATGGAATCTGTCCGACGGGGAGTTGAAATTTACGGCGACGGACCGCCACCGGCTGGCAACAAGAGCCGCCAGACTGGAAGGTACAGAGGATATCCATTTTGGCAATGTCGTTATCGCCGGCAAAACGCTGAATGAACTGAGCAAAATCATTCCAGATCAGAACATGCTGGTAGATATCGTTGTGGCCGACAACCAGGTGCTCTTTAAGCTGGACCGGGTTCTTTTCTACACACGCATCCTGGACGGCATTTACCCTGATACTTCTAGAATTATTCCGAGCGTCTACAAAACAGAACTAACTTTGGATACAAAAAAATTAAGCGAATCGATCGACCGGGCTTATTTGCTGTCCCGCGAGGAAAAGACGAACATCGTCCGGCTGCAGACATTGGAACATGGAGGCATCGAAATTTCCTCAAGTTCCTCGGAGCTTGGCAAGGTGCGGGAAGAGCTTGGAGTGATAGACTTCAAAGGAGAAGAGCTGAAAATATCGTTCAATTCCAAATATATGCTGGACGTGCTGAAAGTTGTCGACAGCGAGCAGCTGACAATCGCTTTTACCGGCATGATGAGCCCGATTATTCTGAAGCCGCTGGATGCAAGCAAGGCACTCTACGTCATTTTGCCTTATCGTACGACCAATTAA
- the dnaA gene encoding chromosomal replication initiator protein DnaA, with amino-acid sequence MDSHTSELWQQILSIIQTKLSKPSFDTWFKATKAISFNSQSLVISAPTTFAVEWLESRYTKLVGATVLEMTGKQVDVKFVIEENKPAEPVVQISSGPPAVSRDEAQTHMLNPKYTFDTFVIGSGNRFAHAASLAVAEAPAKAYNPLFLYGGVGLGKTHLMHAIGHYILEHNPSNKVIYISSEKFTNEFINSIRDNRGESFRNKYRNVDILLIDDIQFLAGKESTQEEFFHTFNALHEERKQIIISSDRPPKEIPTLEERLRSRFEWGLITDIQPPDLETRIAILRKKAKAENLDIPNEAMMYIANQIDTNIRELEGALIRVVAYSSLTNQDVTTHLAAEALKDIIPSSRPKMITIQDIQQKVGEYYNLRLEDFKARKRTKAVAFPRQIAMYLSRELTDYSLPKIGEAFGGRDHTTVIHAHEKISQTLKVDQELYKVVNNISEKIKNPS; translated from the coding sequence GTGGACAGCCATACTTCCGAACTATGGCAGCAGATTTTATCGATTATTCAGACCAAACTAAGCAAGCCAAGTTTCGACACCTGGTTTAAGGCGACCAAAGCGATCTCATTCAATTCCCAATCGCTTGTTATTTCGGCGCCAACGACCTTTGCTGTCGAATGGCTTGAGAGCAGGTATACGAAGCTGGTTGGAGCTACGGTCCTCGAAATGACCGGGAAGCAGGTGGACGTCAAGTTTGTTATAGAAGAGAACAAGCCTGCGGAGCCTGTCGTGCAGATTTCGTCCGGGCCGCCCGCTGTATCCCGTGATGAAGCTCAGACGCATATGCTGAATCCCAAATATACGTTCGATACGTTTGTCATCGGTTCCGGCAACCGGTTTGCTCACGCGGCGTCCCTTGCCGTGGCGGAAGCGCCTGCCAAAGCTTACAATCCCTTGTTCTTATACGGAGGGGTGGGACTCGGCAAAACTCATCTGATGCATGCGATCGGTCATTATATTCTGGAACATAATCCGAGCAATAAGGTGATTTATATTTCATCAGAGAAGTTCACCAACGAGTTCATCAATTCCATTCGCGACAACCGCGGAGAAAGCTTTCGCAATAAGTACCGCAACGTCGACATCCTGCTGATCGACGATATTCAATTCCTGGCCGGCAAAGAATCAACGCAGGAGGAATTTTTCCATACGTTCAACGCGCTGCATGAGGAACGCAAGCAGATCATCATTTCCAGCGACCGTCCGCCAAAAGAAATTCCGACTCTGGAAGAGAGACTGCGCTCCCGGTTTGAGTGGGGACTGATAACGGACATTCAGCCGCCGGATCTGGAAACGAGAATTGCGATTCTGCGCAAGAAGGCCAAAGCCGAGAACCTTGACATTCCAAATGAAGCGATGATGTATATCGCCAATCAGATCGATACCAACATCCGTGAGCTGGAAGGCGCTCTCATTCGGGTGGTTGCCTACTCATCCCTGACCAATCAGGACGTGACGACACATTTGGCGGCCGAAGCGCTGAAGGATATCATCCCGTCCAGCCGGCCGAAGATGATTACGATACAGGATATTCAACAAAAAGTCGGCGAATATTACAACTTACGGCTGGAGGATTTCAAAGCGCGCAAGCGGACGAAAGCCGTCGCTTTTCCAAGACAGATTGCTATGTATCTTTCCCGTGAGCTGACTGACTACTCCCTGCCCAAGATTGGCGAAGCCTTTGGAGGCCGGGATCATACGACCGTCATTCATGCCCACGAAAAAATAAGTCAAACGCTCAAAGTCGACCAAGAGCTGTACAAAGTGGTAAACAATATTTCAGAGAAAATTAAAAATCCTTCATAA